A single genomic interval of Caldanaerovirga acetigignens harbors:
- a CDS encoding sigma-54 interaction domain-containing protein — translation MEGRGFLHLRDELNLLEKYLEIERTKTYILESILMDSPEGIIVIDAEGYVAFINRAYILLSCNRMKDAIVGKRIDEVFKDSRLISVIKTGKGEIVEDSNIIKVIEPILKEGRIVGAIERLIDKKRICDFKSNPLNENKGLVLSESLNYEKGLIDPLDKIIGCSNVIKELKSKIAKIANTDSTVLITGESGTGKEVVANVIHELSPRKGNNLVKINCAAIPANILESELFGYEDGAFTGARKGGKAGKFELADKGTIFLDEIGEMCVEMQAKLLRVLQEREIERIGGSSPKKVDVRIIAATNQDLEQKVSKGEFREDLYYRLNVVRIHLPPLRERVEDIPLICNHLLKKYSKKFGKKVDGIEEKAMEYLKNYSWPGNVRELENVIERAFNFIEEGTIKLEHLPEYILKGMLLNCIKVKSKDYNHTTLSEIEKQSLINALKVCNGNKSRAARMLGISRAGLYQKLRKYGIEML, via the coding sequence TTGGAAGGGAGAGGTTTTTTACATCTAAGGGATGAATTAAATCTTTTAGAAAAATACCTGGAAATTGAAAGGACAAAAACTTATATTTTAGAAAGCATACTTATGGATAGTCCTGAAGGTATAATTGTAATTGATGCCGAAGGCTATGTTGCGTTTATCAATAGAGCTTATATCCTGTTGTCATGTAATAGGATGAAAGATGCTATAGTTGGAAAGAGAATAGATGAAGTTTTTAAAGATTCGCGATTGATAAGTGTTATAAAAACTGGGAAAGGGGAAATTGTCGAAGATTCTAACATTATAAAAGTAATTGAACCAATTTTGAAGGAAGGAAGAATAGTTGGGGCAATAGAAAGGCTCATAGATAAGAAAAGGATTTGTGATTTTAAAAGCAATCCTCTTAATGAAAATAAAGGTTTGGTTTTATCAGAAAGCCTAAATTATGAAAAGGGATTAATTGATCCTTTAGATAAAATAATAGGGTGTAGTAATGTTATAAAAGAATTAAAAAGTAAAATTGCAAAAATAGCAAATACTGATTCTACGGTCCTAATTACTGGGGAAAGTGGTACAGGGAAAGAAGTGGTGGCAAATGTAATTCATGAATTGAGTCCAAGAAAGGGAAATAATTTAGTAAAAATAAATTGTGCGGCAATACCAGCTAATATTTTAGAATCTGAATTATTCGGATATGAAGATGGCGCTTTTACAGGAGCCAGAAAAGGAGGCAAAGCAGGTAAATTTGAGTTAGCGGATAAAGGAACAATCTTTTTAGACGAGATCGGCGAAATGTGCGTCGAGATGCAAGCCAAATTACTTAGGGTTTTGCAGGAAAGGGAGATAGAGAGGATTGGGGGGAGTTCGCCTAAAAAGGTGGATGTCCGAATAATTGCAGCAACAAATCAGGATTTAGAACAGAAGGTCAGCAAGGGAGAATTTAGAGAAGACCTTTACTACAGGTTGAATGTAGTAAGAATTCACCTCCCACCGTTGCGGGAAAGGGTTGAGGATATCCCGTTGATTTGTAATCATCTATTAAAAAAGTACAGTAAAAAGTTCGGCAAGAAGGTAGATGGGATAGAAGAAAAGGCCATGGAATATCTTAAAAATTACAGTTGGCCGGGAAATGTTAGGGAATTGGAGAATGTGATAGAAAGGGCCTTTAATTTTATAGAAGAAGGCACAATAAAGTTAGAGCACTTGCCGGAATATATTTTGAAAGGAATGCTTTTAAATTGTATAAAAGTGAAAAGCAAGGACTATAACCACACAACCTTAAGTGAGATTGAGAAACAGAGCTTAATAAATGCTTTGAAGGTATGTAACGGCAATAAAAGTAGAGCGGCAAGAATGCTGGGTATAAGCAGGGCGGGCTTATATCAAAAGTTAAGAAAATATGGCATAGAAATGTTATAA
- a CDS encoding HutP family protein gives MEMLPPANIGKMALFLALTSTAEEEEKLKREYKESGYLCGVTGIGGDCDELKRKINIAAIGACLNNNIINKTPKEIHAVIHASLEAKEGLLLSAPSGGNFAGKIAVVRYGDWLAVAIYGHSAMHAMTNHERVGLGIMHV, from the coding sequence ATGGAAATGTTACCTCCAGCGAATATAGGGAAGATGGCTCTTTTCCTTGCGCTAACTTCTACTGCTGAAGAAGAGGAGAAACTGAAAAGAGAATATAAAGAAAGTGGATATCTTTGTGGGGTAACTGGTATAGGCGGCGATTGCGATGAACTAAAAAGGAAAATTAATATTGCAGCCATCGGGGCGTGCTTAAATAATAATATAATTAACAAAACCCCAAAAGAGATTCATGCTGTAATACATGCTTCGCTTGAAGCTAAAGAAGGATTATTGCTCAGCGCTCCGAGTGGAGGAAACTTTGCAGGCAAGATAGCCGTAGTGAGATACGGTGATTGGTTAGCTGTTGCGATATACGGGCACTCGGCTATGCATGCGATGACAAATCACGAAAGAGTCGGATTAGGAATTATGCACGTATGA
- the ilvD gene encoding dihydroxy-acid dehydratase has product MINGKIQNAKKVRDIWPQSDALRLGTNWSEEDLDKYQILVDDVWGESHPGSIHLNQLSEQAAIGIWESGARPAHFHVTDICDGWAQGHDGMNYVLASREIMADMVEIHGSVWPWDGIILISSCDKSIPAHLMAAARLNLPAIHVPGGSMRPGPRMSNTILGDCSIKKKEGKITDEEVRKLQRTAAPTCGACQFMGTASTMQCMSEALGMALPGSALAPATMSVIQHIARKSGQAVVNLVKKGIKPSDILTKEAFENAIAIHAAIGGSTNALLHLPAIARELNIEISLDVFDKYNRIIPHLAWVQPNGPYPSELFWFAGGIPLVQWYLKDYLHLDVMTVTGETLRENLNKLKSSGFFDQYIGFLDNYNVSRDEIINPPEKATMMGSIAVLFGNLAPKGAVVKYSAVNKEMLIHKGPARVFNSEEEACDAVVSNKIKPGDVVIIRYEGFLGSGMPEMLMTTEALALKPELSKTTALVTDGRFSGGTRGPCIGHVSPEAAEGGPIALVENNDIIEINIPERRLNIVGIEGKYLNEEEIIKCLNERRKKWEPPKSRFNKGVMKKLRGKN; this is encoded by the coding sequence ATGATTAACGGTAAGATTCAAAACGCAAAAAAAGTAAGAGATATTTGGCCACAATCAGATGCTTTAAGGTTGGGAACTAATTGGAGCGAAGAAGATCTAGATAAATACCAAATATTAGTAGATGATGTTTGGGGAGAAAGTCATCCCGGTAGCATACATCTGAATCAACTAAGCGAACAGGCTGCAATCGGTATATGGGAAAGTGGAGCAAGACCTGCACATTTTCATGTAACGGATATATGTGATGGATGGGCTCAGGGTCATGATGGAATGAATTATGTTTTGGCGTCTAGAGAGATAATGGCTGATATGGTAGAAATTCATGGTTCAGTGTGGCCGTGGGATGGTATCATACTTATTTCTTCTTGTGATAAGTCTATTCCAGCACACTTAATGGCTGCTGCCAGATTGAATCTTCCGGCGATACATGTCCCTGGAGGAAGTATGCGTCCAGGACCTAGAATGAGTAATACAATTTTAGGAGATTGTTCTATCAAGAAAAAAGAAGGAAAAATAACAGACGAAGAAGTAAGAAAGTTGCAAAGGACTGCAGCGCCAACATGTGGAGCATGTCAATTTATGGGTACAGCGAGTACGATGCAGTGTATGTCGGAGGCTTTAGGTATGGCTTTGCCAGGAAGCGCATTGGCACCAGCAACAATGAGTGTTATACAACATATAGCTAGGAAGTCGGGACAGGCGGTTGTAAATTTAGTAAAAAAAGGAATAAAACCTTCGGATATTTTAACTAAAGAGGCATTCGAAAATGCTATTGCAATTCATGCTGCAATCGGAGGTTCCACAAATGCATTATTGCATTTACCAGCAATTGCAAGAGAATTAAACATTGAAATTTCTTTAGATGTTTTTGATAAATACAATCGAATTATACCTCATCTAGCTTGGGTTCAACCAAATGGCCCGTATCCAAGCGAGTTGTTTTGGTTTGCTGGAGGAATACCATTAGTTCAATGGTATCTTAAGGACTATTTGCATTTAGACGTAATGACAGTTACGGGCGAAACATTAAGAGAAAATCTAAATAAACTTAAATCAAGTGGATTTTTTGATCAATATATAGGATTTTTAGACAATTATAATGTATCTAGGGATGAAATAATAAATCCACCTGAAAAGGCGACGATGATGGGTTCGATAGCAGTGTTATTTGGCAATCTAGCGCCAAAAGGAGCAGTTGTAAAGTATTCGGCAGTTAATAAAGAAATGCTAATACATAAAGGTCCTGCTCGTGTATTTAACAGTGAAGAAGAAGCTTGTGACGCCGTGGTTTCAAATAAAATAAAACCTGGTGACGTTGTTATCATTAGATATGAAGGTTTTTTGGGCAGTGGGATGCCAGAAATGCTTATGACAACGGAAGCATTAGCGCTAAAACCTGAATTGTCAAAGACCACAGCTCTTGTGACTGATGGGAGATTTTCTGGAGGAACTAGAGGGCCTTGCATTGGTCATGTATCGCCTGAAGCAGCCGAGGGTGGACCAATTGCGCTAGTGGAAAATAATGATATCATTGAAATAAATATTCCTGAACGAAGATTGAATATAGTTGGAATTGAAGGTAAGTATTTAAACGAAGAAGAAATAATTAAATGTTTAAATGAAAGAAGGAAGAAATGGGAACCTCCAAAATCAAGATTTAATAAAGGCGTTATGAAAAAGCTTAGAGGTAAAAATTAA
- a CDS encoding Nramp family divalent metal transporter, whose translation MKNQENKREVVITYLEPPEDLKEGNFLKLLKYFGPGAILTSITIGSGEVFFSSRGGAVFGYSILWCFILGAIMKCIQTYAANRYITLTGEHPMTRWAYMFPGPKGWFPLLLGVISIMCFPFWEGGVSGLLANMLYNNTKILSQAIWATILIWGAFALFMAGGYDTMEKAQTAIVGTMVVCILAAVVASKPDWLQVIIGSLIPRIPSYEPWIAEKYPSIAARPIWVEIITYMGAIGGGTYDYIGYTGMLREKGWGTLGREDLDEIREYLVSLKNERIPLSEDPAEVKKGLAWAKAAFMDNIVSYGLLVIFTIGFMVNGAVILHPAHLVPADNEMLTHQAKFLTVIHPMLVYLYYVAVFFALFGTVYGIYMGYVYTTYETLSPVIRKIREIGPSGLKLPVALYVAIGGTIAVWTKLNPTVIITPASIIGGVLTGGIWCLAMYWTDKKMLPKPYQLSPIGSVLLIVSGVVMTFMGLVAVLQFFKVI comes from the coding sequence GTGAAAAATCAAGAGAATAAAAGAGAAGTGGTTATTACTTATCTAGAACCGCCAGAAGATTTAAAAGAAGGCAATTTTCTTAAGCTGTTAAAATATTTTGGCCCTGGTGCAATACTCACTTCAATTACTATTGGTAGCGGTGAAGTGTTTTTCTCATCAAGAGGTGGAGCTGTATTTGGCTATAGTATTTTATGGTGTTTCATTTTAGGAGCTATAATGAAATGTATTCAGACTTACGCTGCAAATAGATATATAACACTTACTGGAGAACACCCGATGACACGTTGGGCCTATATGTTTCCTGGTCCTAAAGGATGGTTCCCGCTACTATTAGGCGTAATTAGTATAATGTGTTTCCCATTCTGGGAAGGGGGAGTTTCTGGGCTTTTGGCGAATATGCTTTATAACAATACAAAAATTTTAAGTCAAGCAATCTGGGCTACTATACTAATATGGGGAGCTTTTGCGCTGTTTATGGCTGGTGGATATGATACAATGGAAAAAGCTCAGACAGCGATAGTAGGGACAATGGTTGTATGTATATTGGCTGCAGTAGTTGCTTCAAAGCCTGATTGGTTGCAAGTAATAATTGGTAGTCTAATTCCTCGCATACCTTCGTATGAACCGTGGATTGCAGAAAAATATCCTAGTATTGCAGCACGTCCAATTTGGGTAGAGATAATCACGTATATGGGTGCTATTGGTGGTGGAACATACGATTATATTGGGTACACGGGAATGCTGCGAGAAAAAGGATGGGGGACCTTAGGTAGAGAGGATTTGGATGAAATAAGAGAATACCTTGTTAGTTTAAAAAATGAACGCATTCCTTTGAGCGAAGATCCTGCTGAAGTTAAAAAAGGGCTGGCATGGGCAAAAGCTGCATTTATGGACAACATAGTTTCGTATGGGTTACTTGTTATTTTTACGATAGGGTTCATGGTAAATGGAGCTGTTATATTACATCCGGCTCATTTAGTACCTGCTGATAATGAAATGTTAACTCATCAGGCTAAGTTTTTAACAGTGATACATCCAATGCTGGTTTATCTATACTATGTTGCAGTTTTCTTTGCGCTGTTCGGTACAGTGTACGGTATTTATATGGGCTATGTTTATACTACTTATGAAACTTTGTCACCTGTTATAAGAAAAATTAGAGAAATAGGACCATCAGGATTAAAATTACCTGTTGCTCTCTATGTTGCAATAGGTGGAACCATAGCTGTTTGGACAAAACTTAATCCTACTGTTATCATCACTCCGGCTTCTATAATCGGTGGAGTATTGACTGGTGGAATTTGGTGTTTAGCTATGTATTGGACTGATAAAAAAATGCTTCCGAAGCCTTATCAACTTAGTCCTATTGGCTCTGTACTATTAATTGTTTCAGGTGTTGTTATGACTTTTATGGGACTGGTTGCAGTTCTCCAATTCTTTAAAGTTATATAA
- a CDS encoding UxaA family hydrolase: MLWGFLRQDGQVGIRNYLLIISSVVCANRVTELIAQAVPGAIPITHQHGCAQIGEDMEIVFRTLEGTGKNPNVGAVLVVGLGCESVNAEELAIKISKSNKMVDCVSIQKVGGTAKAIEEGIKKAKKMLQELKVIKREPFGWEKIILGTECGGSDTTSGIAANPAVGRVADRIVKLGGTVILSETTEIIGAEHILAKRAVTNELGERLIDLIKRVEERYSKLGVDFRGGNPAPGNVEGGITTLEEKSLGAIHKAGTSIFQEILDYAQKPSKKGLVIMDTPGHDVESMTGMVAGGCQVILFTTGRGTPTGHPICPVIKITGNPQTWEKMQDDIDINASPIVLGEKTLDEIGEEIFKYLIDVINGKLAKAEVMGHREFGITRISMSL, translated from the coding sequence ATGTTATGGGGATTTTTAAGACAAGATGGACAGGTAGGAATTAGAAATTATTTATTAATAATATCGTCTGTGGTGTGTGCCAATAGAGTGACAGAACTTATAGCACAAGCGGTGCCTGGTGCAATACCAATAACTCATCAGCATGGATGTGCACAAATTGGCGAAGATATGGAAATAGTATTCCGAACATTAGAGGGAACGGGGAAAAATCCTAATGTAGGAGCAGTTTTGGTTGTTGGTTTAGGTTGTGAAAGCGTAAATGCAGAAGAGCTAGCGATAAAAATTAGTAAAAGCAACAAGATGGTTGACTGTGTTTCAATACAAAAAGTAGGAGGCACTGCAAAAGCAATTGAAGAAGGTATAAAAAAAGCTAAGAAAATGTTACAGGAATTAAAAGTTATCAAAAGAGAACCTTTTGGGTGGGAGAAAATTATTTTGGGTACTGAATGTGGAGGTTCTGATACGACTTCTGGAATTGCTGCAAATCCAGCAGTAGGTCGTGTGGCAGATAGAATTGTAAAATTGGGGGGTACTGTGATCTTATCAGAAACTACTGAAATTATTGGAGCAGAACATATATTGGCAAAACGTGCTGTAACTAACGAATTAGGGGAAAGACTAATAGATTTGATAAAAAGAGTAGAAGAAAGATATTCGAAGTTGGGTGTGGATTTCAGGGGGGGTAATCCTGCGCCGGGAAATGTAGAAGGTGGGATAACAACATTGGAAGAAAAATCACTTGGAGCTATACATAAGGCAGGCACAAGTATATTTCAGGAAATATTAGATTATGCTCAAAAACCATCAAAAAAAGGTTTAGTTATTATGGATACTCCTGGACATGATGTTGAATCGATGACTGGTATGGTAGCAGGGGGCTGTCAAGTGATTCTCTTTACAACGGGCAGGGGGACTCCAACAGGACATCCAATTTGTCCAGTTATAAAAATTACAGGAAATCCTCAAACATGGGAAAAAATGCAGGATGACATTGATATAAATGCAAGTCCTATCGTTTTAGGGGAGAAAACATTGGATGAAATCGGGGAAGAAATTTTTAAATATTTAATTGATGTTATAAATGGTAAATTAGCAAAAGCGGAGGTGATGGGACATAGAGAATTTGGAATAACAAGAATATCGATGTCTTTATAA
- a CDS encoding UxaA family hydrolase, giving the protein MSKNIVIMNAKDNVATAIKNISKGEKLLEEKVLDVKTKQNIPFGHKVALRDIKKGEIVIKYGDPIGVAIKDILVGEHVHIHNMEGLRGRGDKKGGKIKECYGDF; this is encoded by the coding sequence ATGTCAAAAAATATAGTAATAATGAATGCAAAAGATAATGTAGCGACAGCAATTAAAAATATAAGTAAAGGAGAAAAATTGTTAGAAGAAAAAGTTTTAGACGTAAAAACAAAGCAAAATATTCCCTTTGGACATAAAGTAGCTTTAAGAGATATTAAAAAGGGGGAAATTGTTATAAAGTATGGAGACCCTATAGGGGTAGCGATTAAAGACATTTTAGTAGGTGAGCATGTTCATATCCATAATATGGAAGGACTTAGAGGAAGAGGAGATAAAAAGGGAGGAAAAATTAAAGAATGTTATGGGGATTTTTAA
- a CDS encoding FGGY-family carbohydrate kinase: protein MYIFSVDFGTSSLKSAIIDEDMNIIATAKKDYELKVTEGDKVELDPEQIFKSFVKAAQELNKYMNDVEIIAFDHLSPSVMFLDDEGNPLYPIITHLDRRSLKQTQEIVSKMGEDEFQKITGVLPFAGGVSITSILWIKENLPEIFKKSYKIGHFNTYFCKKLTGKWAIDPVNASMMGLYETITESGWSKEITSIFGIPVEKLPEIMPAGTILGGLCREVSNLTGLKEGIPVILGSNDAATAQIGANNVNAGDVLNISGSSEILSIITDKPILNKKYYIRKAINPGKWQVFAIVTGGFAIEWFRKEFCREMDINEYYNEYIPNLIKNRAKKEEVEFLPYLTGDRHSLEKKRGGFIGLTLDTTREDLLLSILYGIHNPLIEVFKLAGEFLTLNKTIKITGGLTKDDSIIHLKEKIFKGFNFEIVNDCPLIGAAKLAMNSLKGN, encoded by the coding sequence GTGTATATATTTTCAGTAGATTTTGGAACGTCATCATTGAAAAGTGCAATTATTGATGAAGATATGAATATAATTGCAACTGCAAAAAAAGATTATGAACTTAAAGTTACTGAAGGAGACAAGGTTGAGTTAGACCCTGAACAGATTTTCAAATCTTTTGTTAAGGCTGCTCAAGAATTAAATAAATATATGAACGATGTAGAAATCATAGCTTTTGATCATCTTTCTCCTTCTGTGATGTTTTTAGATGATGAAGGGAATCCATTGTATCCAATAATTACTCACCTTGATAGGCGGAGTTTAAAACAAACGCAAGAAATTGTTAGTAAGATGGGAGAAGATGAATTTCAGAAAATTACAGGAGTGCTTCCTTTTGCAGGTGGAGTGTCAATAACTAGCATATTATGGATAAAAGAGAATTTACCGGAAATATTTAAAAAATCTTATAAAATAGGTCATTTTAATACATATTTTTGCAAAAAGCTTACGGGTAAATGGGCTATAGATCCTGTTAATGCATCTATGATGGGGTTATATGAAACAATAACAGAGAGTGGATGGTCTAAGGAAATAACTAGTATATTTGGTATACCAGTTGAGAAACTACCCGAAATTATGCCAGCTGGAACCATATTAGGAGGATTATGCAGAGAAGTCTCAAATTTAACTGGCTTAAAGGAAGGTATTCCGGTAATTTTAGGATCTAATGATGCTGCTACTGCTCAAATCGGAGCTAATAATGTAAACGCGGGAGATGTATTAAATATTTCAGGAAGTAGTGAAATACTATCAATTATTACGGATAAACCAATATTGAATAAAAAATACTACATTAGAAAGGCAATAAACCCTGGAAAATGGCAGGTATTTGCGATTGTTACGGGGGGCTTTGCAATAGAATGGTTTAGAAAGGAATTCTGCCGTGAAATGGATATAAATGAGTATTATAATGAGTATATTCCTAATTTAATTAAAAATAGAGCAAAAAAAGAAGAAGTTGAATTTTTACCATATTTAACTGGTGATAGACATAGTCTTGAAAAAAAGAGGGGAGGGTTTATAGGTTTAACCTTAGATACAACTAGAGAAGATCTATTGCTCTCAATATTATATGGTATACACAACCCTCTTATCGAAGTTTTTAAACTGGCAGGAGAATTTTTAACCCTAAACAAAACGATAAAAATAACTGGAGGATTAACGAAAGATGATAGTATTATTCATTTAAAAGAAAAGATTTTTAAAGGATTTAATTTCGAAATAGTTAACGATTGTCCGTTAATAGGGGCAGCGAAGTTAGCCATGAATTCTTTAAAAGGCAATTAA
- a CDS encoding lactate racemase domain-containing protein — protein sequence MDKYGLKIDFEPIINLVDDVIIPKMYKIRQHFETPRLTDPIKKLHKELLRKSDQLKSLRDKRVCIAVGSRGINNISIYVRELVKLVTEYGGKPFIIPAMGSHGGATPEGQRKVLEELGITDDEVGAPVISNLDVEYLGDTEEGIPVYTSLDALNSDAVILINRVKPHTSFRGDIESGLIKMAVIGLGKQKGADLCHKMGFYRFADRLKSMARMVLSKVPVAFGVALLENAYDETADIKVLLPQEFFEEEPKLLEKAKSWMPRLPVDNIDVLIVDEIGKDISGDGMDPNITGRFASEFVKGDKNVNRIVVLRLTERTKGNANGIGVADVTTLKVLGESDLTKGYINSITAAIPPTVRIPMVMPNDYYAIKAAIKTANNLDYSGEKTRIVRIKNTLQLEYLYISKALISEIRDNSDIEIVEGPITFKFDINGNLLTWW from the coding sequence ATGGATAAATACGGTCTTAAGATAGATTTTGAACCCATTATAAATTTGGTAGATGATGTAATTATACCCAAGATGTATAAAATCAGACAGCATTTTGAGACTCCGAGGCTTACGGATCCGATAAAGAAATTGCATAAAGAACTTCTAAGAAAAAGTGACCAGTTAAAAAGCCTAAGGGATAAAAGAGTCTGCATAGCGGTGGGAAGCAGGGGTATAAACAACATTTCGATATATGTCAGAGAACTTGTAAAGCTTGTTACAGAATATGGGGGAAAGCCGTTTATTATACCCGCCATGGGAAGCCACGGCGGTGCTACCCCGGAAGGGCAAAGGAAAGTATTAGAAGAATTGGGAATAACAGACGACGAGGTAGGGGCACCCGTTATATCTAATCTTGATGTGGAATACTTGGGGGATACCGAAGAAGGAATTCCGGTTTATACGAGCCTTGATGCGCTCAATTCTGATGCTGTAATTCTCATAAACAGGGTCAAACCCCATACGTCCTTCAGAGGCGATATTGAAAGCGGATTGATAAAGATGGCTGTCATCGGGCTTGGAAAACAAAAAGGAGCAGACCTTTGCCACAAAATGGGGTTTTACAGATTTGCTGATAGGTTAAAATCGATGGCGAGGATGGTACTTTCAAAAGTTCCGGTGGCCTTCGGAGTAGCCCTCCTGGAAAACGCTTACGATGAAACGGCGGATATAAAGGTACTCTTGCCGCAAGAGTTTTTTGAGGAAGAGCCCAAACTTTTAGAAAAAGCAAAATCGTGGATGCCGAGGCTCCCTGTAGATAACATCGACGTCTTGATAGTAGATGAAATCGGTAAAGACATTAGCGGAGACGGAATGGACCCAAATATAACCGGCAGGTTTGCCTCGGAATTCGTAAAAGGAGACAAGAATGTCAACAGGATAGTCGTCCTTCGTTTGACCGAAAGGACAAAAGGAAATGCCAATGGAATTGGCGTTGCTGATGTTACGACTCTAAAAGTCCTTGGAGAGTCGGATTTGACAAAAGGCTATATAAATTCAATAACCGCGGCAATACCGCCGACAGTAAGGATACCTATGGTGATGCCTAATGATTATTATGCGATAAAAGCGGCGATAAAGACGGCAAACAACCTGGACTATAGTGGCGAAAAAACGCGTATTGTGAGGATTAAAAACACTTTACAGCTTGAATATTTATATATATCTAAGGCATTAATAAGTGAGATAAGAGACAATAGTGATATTGAAATAGTTGAGGGGCCGATAACTTTTAAATTTGACATTAATGGAAATCTATTGACGTGGTGGTAA
- a CDS encoding hydroxyacid dehydrogenase → MIKVLLSQEIHPEGRKLLEGKFDVRIAPSAAEADLIEAAKDVEAIILRTNAKITRKIIESAPKLKIISRTGAGVDNVDVDAATEKGILVCNLPAVNNVSVAEHAVALIMHLAKQLSAMDRAVREGKWSIRNSNIAVELEGKILGVIGMGSIGALVAKKCHDGLGMKILAYDPYTKEKFKDCDYEFVGDLKELFRRADFVTLHCPDTPQTRGMVTRDLIYSMKPTAYIVNTARGTLIDEKALIDALKERSIAGAGLDVFTEEPPDKDNELLKLDNVVLSPHSAAMTKEATTRMSTEAAQAVVDYFEGRQPRYIFNIKGLIEKGVELSYKSRF, encoded by the coding sequence ATGATTAAGGTGCTGCTTTCTCAGGAAATCCATCCGGAAGGAAGAAAACTGTTAGAAGGCAAGTTTGATGTTAGGATTGCTCCAAGTGCCGCTGAAGCCGATTTGATAGAAGCCGCAAAAGATGTTGAAGCGATTATATTGAGGACTAACGCAAAAATAACGAGAAAAATAATAGAAAGCGCCCCAAAACTAAAGATTATATCTAGAACAGGTGCAGGAGTCGACAACGTAGATGTAGATGCTGCAACTGAAAAAGGTATTCTTGTCTGCAATTTGCCTGCTGTAAACAATGTATCGGTAGCAGAACATGCTGTAGCCCTAATAATGCACCTAGCAAAGCAACTTAGCGCTATGGATAGAGCTGTACGTGAAGGCAAATGGAGTATCAGAAATTCAAATATAGCGGTAGAATTGGAAGGTAAGATCCTCGGAGTAATAGGGATGGGAAGCATTGGAGCCCTTGTGGCGAAAAAGTGCCATGATGGATTGGGGATGAAGATTTTAGCCTACGATCCCTATACTAAAGAAAAGTTCAAAGACTGCGACTACGAATTTGTAGGTGATTTAAAAGAGTTGTTCAGGCGGGCAGATTTTGTGACGCTCCACTGTCCCGACACTCCGCAAACGCGGGGCATGGTCACAAGGGATTTGATATATTCCATGAAGCCTACAGCTTATATCGTTAACACTGCAAGAGGAACTTTGATAGATGAAAAGGCGTTGATTGATGCCCTTAAGGAAAGAAGTATTGCAGGGGCGGGGCTTGATGTATTCACTGAAGAGCCTCCTGATAAAGACAATGAATTGCTGAAATTGGACAACGTAGTGCTTTCGCCTCATTCTGCTGCGATGACAAAAGAGGCAACAACCCGAATGTCCACAGAGGCTGCTCAGGCAGTGGTCGATTACTTTGAAGGAAGACAGCCGAGATATATTTTCAATATCAAGGGACTAATAGAAAAAGGCGTTGAGTTATCTTATAAATCACGATTTTAA